CTCCAAGCAACGCGTCACCTTCGGCAAGCCGTTGTCCGAGAACCAGGCGATCCAATGGATGGTCGCCGACTCCGAGACCGAGCTCTACGCCGCGCGTTCGATGTGCTACGACGCCGCGCAGCGCGCCGACCACGGCGAGGACGTGTTCAAAGAGATCGCGATGGCGAAGCTGTACTGCTCGGAGATGGTCGGCCACGTGGTCGATCGCGCCGTCCAGGTGTTCGGCGGGATCGGCTACACGCGCGGGCACACCGTGGAGCGACTCTACCGCCTGGCGCGCGTCATGCGGATCGCCGGCGGATCGTCCGAGATCCAGCGGATGATCATCGCGCGTATGAGCTAAAGGGCAGGAAGCCGAAGCCCCGGCGGCGAACCAAAAGGCGTCATCCCCAATCCAGGAGGTTCCGTGCGCCGCGTCCTCATAGCTCCAGCACTACTGATCGCTGTGGTTGCCTCCCTGACGCCGGCGCGTTCCGCCGTCGGAGCGGTCTACCTGGTCGGCGCCGCCGCGCGTGACATCAGCCCGATCGGCTGGGGAGAGATCAACCTCGGCGGCTTCGGGTTGGGCGATGGGACGTCGCCGGTCAGCCAGGCGATCGGGCCGGGCCGCAAAGGCTCGTTCGAGGGGGAGCACATCGGCGCCCGGGCCATCGTCGTCCAGGACCAGGAGACGGGGACGGCCATCGCGATGGCGACGGTCGAAACCCAGGGCATGTTCGCCGCATACGAGAACGACCCCGACGCCGGCCTCTACGCGATCGAGCAGCGCGTCGCGGCCGACATCCCGGACCTCCCCGTGTCCAACATCGTCATCTCGAACAACCACACCCACTCTGGGCCCGACGCGATCGGAGCCTGGGGCTTCATCCCGCACGACTATCTCGCCTTTATCGCCGATCAGATCGTCGCGGCGATCGAAGAGGCATACGCGACGCGCCGGGCCGCGACGATCGTGGCCGGTGCCGACGACGCGCCCGACCTCATCTACAACATGACTTGCACGGAGGCGCTCAACCAAGACGCCGAGAGTAACTTCCCGAACAACATCTGCACCCCGTTCGAGGATTCGAAGGACTCGTGGATGCGCGTGCTGCAGGCGCGCGATGCGACCACCGGACAGGTCATCACGACCGTGGCGTCGTACGCGGCGCACGCGACTCTGGGCGGTGGTTCCGGCGTGCACGGCGACTGGCCGCAGTTCCTCTCCGAGGCCCTGACGGCCACATACGGCGGCGTGGGGATCGCGTTCCAAGGGACGAACGGTCGCATCCAGCCCTGCCGCCCGCGCTGCTCGTTCACCGACCCGTCGAAGCCCGGCTACGAGATCGCCGACCGACGGACCGCGTACTCGACGATGCTCATGTACCACGTCGGTAAGGCGCTCGCAGGTGCTCCGCCGGTGAGCGGTCCCGTTTCGGCAGCGAAGGCGCTGATCCGGCACGAGGCGGTGAACCCGTTCCTGCTTGCGCTCCTACTCAAGGGCGAGGCGGTCGGCGCGCCGATCCAACGCGCGCGGAGCGCCCCGTGGCTGGTCGGCAACACCATCGGTACTTTCGTCTCGGCGCTGCGCATCGGCGACCTCCTGATCAACGGCGCGCCGGGTGAGCCGTACCCGAACATCGCGGCCGGTGTGGTGGAGGCGACCAACGTCCCCGCCCAGCGGCATTGGACCTTGGCGCTCGCGGACGATCAACTCGGCTACCTGATCGCTCCCGCAGAGGCGTATCCGGCGATCGCCGCGCAGATCGCGGTGAACGACAACGCGATCTTCAACGCGTCACCGACGATCGGCGATCACGTGATGTGTGCCCAGATCCGGCTGGCGCGCGAGATCGGGTTCGTGTTCAAGCGGCTGCTTCCGGATCCGCGATGCCTCGTCTGGGACGCCGTGGACTCGCTGGGCGACCCGCTCGGCGGTTAGGGCAGAGAAGAAAGCGCGGCCTTGTCGACCTTGAACATCGACGTCAACGGGAGCTCGGAGCGGAGCTCGACGACGTCGGGGACCTTGTAATCGGCGATCCGTTCCGCCACGAAGGACTTCAGCTCGTCGTCGGTCGGCGGGTCGGATGGGTCGGCAGCAACCACGAATGCCTTCCCCCGCTCGCCGAGCACGTCGTCGGGGATGCCGATGACGCCTACGAGCGCTACTTTCGGATGCTCGCGAAGAACGTTCTCGACCTCGAGCGGGTACACGTTGTACCCCCCGCGGATGTACATCTCCTTGGTTCGCCCGGCGAGCCGGAGGTTCCCGTCTTCGTCGATCCTGCCGAGGTCTCCGGGATGGAAGAAGCCGTCCGCGTCGATCGCCTCACGCGTGGCGTCGACGTCGTTCCAATACCCGCGCATCATCGCGGGAGAGCGGGCGACGACCTCGCCGATCCCATCCTTGTTCGGGGCGAGCACCCGGAGCTCCACCTCCGGCAGGGGGCTCCCAACGGTCTCGGCGACCGTGGCGTCCGCGTCGCCGGGCCGCGTCGCGGTGCACAGCGCGAGCTCGGTCGAAGAGAACCGGACCTGCACCGGCACGCCGAACGTCTCGCGGATCTGCCGGACGAGGTCGGGCGACGCCGGCGCGCCGCCGATCAGGATCGACTGGATGCACGAGAGGTCGAAGCGCCCGAACTCCGGGTCCATCATCATGAGCGCGAGCTGGGTCGGCACGCCGCCGATGTGCGTGATCCGCTCCTGCGCGATCAGCTCGAGCGCGGACCGAGCCGTCCACCGATCGGACATC
The DNA window shown above is from Actinomycetota bacterium and carries:
- a CDS encoding class I adenylate-forming enzyme family protein, coding for MIGELLRRVASEEPEAVAFVHGDRRLTYAAWDLAADRAAARLWEAGVRPGDVVALLMEPSFWYPIAYVGVARLGCVTAGINPRFGPREIEHILSSSDARVLVSDLEAPGSTPRLSPMSLGDADPEPPDAEAAPADPVAIVYTSGTTGLPKGATFTVSALDAVRRIESALEPSLELTSGLQATPMTHMGYMTKIASHIERRAKTVLMSDRWTARSALELIAQERITHIGGVPTQLALMMMDPEFGRFDLSCIQSILIGGAPASPDLVRQIRETFGVPVQVRFSSTELALCTATRPGDADATVAETVGSPLPEVELRVLAPNKDGIGEVVARSPAMMRGYWNDVDATREAIDADGFFHPGDLGRIDEDGNLRLAGRTKEMYIRGGYNVYPLEVENVLREHPKVALVGVIGIPDDVLGERGKAFVVAADPSDPPTDDELKSFVAERIADYKVPDVVELRSELPLTSMFKVDKAALSSLP